One part of the Granulicella arctica genome encodes these proteins:
- the aqpZ gene encoding aquaporin Z, whose product MKGLNITMGKRAFAEFLGTFWLVLGGCGAAVLAAGFPQMGIAFVGVAFAFGLTVLTMAYAIGHISGCHLNPAVSIGLAVGGRFKWSELPAYVIAQVAGAIAGSAVLYAIASGKDGFDVHAGFASNGYGLHSPGGYSLVACILCEIVMTFIFLMIILGATDARAPKGFAPIAIGFGLTLIHLISIPVTNTSVNPARSTGPAIFAGGWALQQLWVFWLAPIVGAALAGIVYLILARQPVLPVDQAEATVAKAMET is encoded by the coding sequence ATGAAAGGACTCAATATCACTATGGGCAAACGTGCATTCGCGGAATTCCTCGGAACCTTCTGGCTCGTTCTCGGCGGCTGTGGAGCCGCAGTCCTGGCCGCAGGCTTCCCACAGATGGGCATCGCCTTCGTCGGCGTCGCCTTTGCCTTTGGGCTCACCGTCCTCACCATGGCCTATGCCATCGGCCACATCTCTGGATGCCACCTCAACCCGGCAGTCAGCATCGGTCTCGCAGTAGGAGGCCGCTTCAAGTGGTCCGAACTCCCCGCCTACGTCATCGCGCAGGTCGCCGGAGCCATCGCCGGCTCTGCCGTCCTCTATGCCATCGCCAGCGGCAAGGACGGCTTCGACGTCCACGCCGGATTCGCCTCCAACGGCTACGGTCTGCACTCGCCCGGCGGCTACTCTCTCGTCGCCTGCATCCTCTGCGAGATCGTCATGACCTTCATCTTCCTCATGATCATCCTCGGCGCCACCGACGCCCGCGCGCCCAAGGGCTTCGCGCCCATCGCCATCGGCTTCGGCCTCACCCTCATCCACCTCATCAGCATTCCCGTCACCAATACCTCGGTCAATCCCGCCCGCAGCACCGGCCCCGCCATCTTCGCCGGAGGCTGGGCGCTCCAACAGCTATGGGTCTTCTGGCTCGCCCCAATCGTTGGAGCAGCACTGGCCGGTATCGTCTACCTCATCCTCGCCCGGCAGCCGGTTCTTCCCGTCGACCAGGCCGAAGCCACCGTAGCCAAAGCCATGGAAACCTAA